The following proteins are co-located in the Desulfoscipio sp. XC116 genome:
- a CDS encoding acetate--CoA ligase family protein — protein MTHTILNSFINPKSVALIGVSSRTGPGTFNVLERMLTNGYQGAIYPVNPRGGSILGVKAYQSVIHIDAPVDLAVIATPRTAVPETVKQCVQKGIEAVVIITQGFSDADDEAGMQMHHEIVDIIRDTKTRVVGPNTLGVINTFINFDTSFVSFNTRTSPVGVICQSGIFLAASQDFSGGMGIGIDIGNTSDIGFTECMEYLADDDRIKVINLHMEGLRDGHRFLAAARRIASQKPVLALKTGSSEEGARAASSHSGSLAGEDAVFSAAFAQSGIIRVENSARLVELNQTFITYQEMKGKRIGFITISGGAGILAVDACSKYGLKPACLSDQTTTALDNVFPDWMKTGNPADIWPAGMAKGYEKITALALDNMLADSNVDAVLCITPAYLDPDEDPLNTIDLVNETAARYPHKPTALWIFGPHKQRYAEKFRAAQAAVAYSSPDSALYCLAKLYQYHSTIKGKQYTVCPAPRDIDRARAAAIINEGMNGRLAALNEQALDVVEAYGIPAVKRGLVQSREQALQLAEDFGYPIALKIASPDITHKSDAGGVMLNIQSGQELAGAYDKIIQNIMACKPDARIEGVLVQTQITGGTEVILGGRQDPQFGPVLVFGLGGIYTELVRDVTFRVAPVTPDEALAMIKETLAYKILSGARGQTPGDIKRLVECIVRMGTMLCENPEIAEVDINPLLVKPDSCLALDARIIPAYQE, from the coding sequence ATGACACATACTATTTTGAATTCCTTTATTAACCCAAAGTCAGTGGCCCTGATTGGGGTTTCCTCGCGTACCGGGCCGGGCACCTTTAACGTACTCGAAAGAATGCTGACCAACGGCTACCAGGGCGCAATTTACCCCGTTAATCCCCGGGGCGGCAGCATACTGGGCGTTAAAGCCTACCAGTCGGTAATACACATTGACGCGCCTGTGGACCTGGCCGTTATTGCCACCCCGCGCACCGCCGTGCCCGAGACAGTCAAACAGTGTGTGCAAAAGGGTATTGAAGCCGTCGTCATTATTACTCAGGGTTTTTCCGACGCCGACGACGAAGCGGGCATGCAAATGCACCATGAAATAGTTGACATTATCCGGGATACTAAAACCAGAGTGGTAGGCCCCAACACTTTAGGTGTCATTAACACTTTCATTAACTTCGATACATCCTTTGTGTCCTTTAATACCCGCACCAGCCCGGTGGGAGTAATCTGTCAATCGGGTATTTTCCTGGCCGCGTCGCAGGATTTCAGCGGCGGCATGGGCATTGGCATCGATATAGGCAACACCTCCGACATCGGTTTTACCGAATGTATGGAATACCTGGCAGATGATGACCGCATTAAAGTAATTAACCTGCACATGGAAGGACTGCGCGACGGACACCGGTTCCTGGCCGCCGCGCGCCGGATTGCCTCTCAAAAGCCGGTGTTGGCGCTTAAAACCGGCAGCAGTGAGGAAGGGGCCCGTGCGGCCAGCTCCCACAGCGGCTCACTGGCGGGCGAAGATGCCGTATTTTCCGCCGCCTTTGCCCAAAGCGGTATTATCCGGGTAGAGAATTCGGCCCGCTTGGTTGAATTAAACCAGACATTTATCACCTATCAGGAAATGAAGGGTAAGCGCATCGGTTTTATAACTATTAGCGGCGGCGCCGGTATTTTAGCCGTGGATGCCTGCAGCAAATACGGGCTTAAGCCTGCCTGCCTGTCCGACCAAACCACGACAGCGCTGGACAATGTTTTTCCGGACTGGATGAAAACAGGCAATCCGGCGGATATATGGCCGGCGGGCATGGCCAAAGGATACGAGAAGATCACCGCGCTGGCCCTGGACAACATGCTGGCCGATAGCAATGTGGACGCGGTACTGTGTATCACCCCGGCCTACCTTGACCCGGACGAGGACCCTCTAAATACCATCGATCTGGTTAACGAGACAGCCGCCCGTTACCCGCATAAGCCAACCGCACTGTGGATATTCGGACCGCACAAGCAGCGGTACGCGGAAAAATTCCGGGCCGCACAAGCAGCGGTGGCTTACAGTTCCCCCGACAGCGCCCTGTATTGCCTGGCCAAGCTATACCAGTACCATAGTACGATAAAAGGAAAGCAATATACCGTCTGCCCGGCACCGCGGGATATCGACCGCGCCCGTGCGGCTGCAATAATAAATGAAGGCATGAACGGACGCCTCGCTGCTCTGAATGAACAAGCCCTCGACGTGGTGGAAGCGTATGGCATACCCGCTGTCAAACGGGGTCTGGTGCAAAGCCGGGAACAAGCGCTGCAGCTGGCGGAAGATTTCGGTTATCCCATCGCTTTGAAAATAGCGTCTCCCGATATTACCCATAAATCCGATGCGGGAGGGGTAATGCTTAATATCCAATCCGGCCAAGAGCTGGCCGGCGCTTACGATAAAATTATACAAAACATCATGGCCTGTAAGCCAGATGCCCGTATTGAAGGGGTGCTGGTACAAACCCAAATTACCGGAGGCACCGAGGTAATCCTGGGCGGCCGCCAGGACCCCCAATTCGGCCCGGTGCTGGTTTTCGGTCTGGGCGGGATTTATACCGAGCTGGTTCGGGACGTAACCTTCCGGGTAGCTCCGGTAACTCCGGACGAGGCATTGGCAATGATTAAAGAAACCCTGGCATACAAAATTTTATCAGGTGCCCGCGGCCAAACGCCCGGAGATATTAAAAGGCTGGTGGAATGTATAGTACGCATGGGCACAATGCTATGCGAGAACCCGGAAATTGCCGAAGTGGATATAAACCCGCTGCTGGTAAAACCGGATAGCTGCCTGGCTCTGGACGCCAGGATAATACCCGCATATCAAGAATAA
- a CDS encoding tetratricopeptide repeat protein: MERNVAKHVLADVFLITHGAKGEQETRVMYELLRRSYRLRQMVWHEECLQAAWEQYKYWLHSNSSFKIPVRSKPKSRLRKKYTEPFYPIRLEKRGRLEWEFAWPSEVLNLTSKLNLGCEYLENDDTNKAKRIFNSIIQECPYFIDVHNHLAMIEWDAGNIIRAESHYSQAYEIGRSVLSADFRGKLPWGWVENRPFLRAIHGLALVKLRQDDIKNAQKLLDWLIKLEPEDFLGVRSIIKDIKKGIVPWNE; the protein is encoded by the coding sequence ATGGAAAGAAATGTGGCCAAACACGTGCTGGCCGACGTTTTTTTAATTACCCACGGTGCCAAGGGCGAGCAGGAAACCAGGGTCATGTATGAATTATTAAGACGGTCCTATCGTTTAAGACAAATGGTGTGGCATGAAGAATGCCTGCAAGCGGCCTGGGAACAGTACAAATATTGGTTGCACTCCAACAGCTCATTTAAAATACCGGTCCGGTCAAAACCGAAAAGCCGCTTACGCAAAAAATATACCGAGCCTTTCTATCCCATCAGACTGGAAAAGAGAGGACGCCTGGAATGGGAATTTGCTTGGCCCAGTGAAGTGCTTAACTTAACAAGCAAACTTAATCTTGGTTGCGAATACCTGGAAAATGACGATACAAACAAAGCAAAGCGCATCTTCAACAGTATTATACAGGAATGTCCATACTTCATTGACGTCCATAATCATCTGGCAATGATAGAGTGGGATGCCGGGAATATAATCCGGGCCGAAAGCCATTACAGTCAGGCCTATGAAATTGGACGTTCAGTACTGTCAGCCGATTTTCGGGGCAAGCTGCCCTGGGGATGGGTGGAAAACCGCCCCTTCCTGCGCGCCATACATGGTCTGGCGCTGGTTAAGCTGCGCCAGGACGACATTAAAAACGCCCAAAAGTTATTGGACTGGTTGATTAAACTGGAACCCGAAGATTTTTTGGGAGTACGCTCTATAATTAAAGATATCAAGAAGGGAATAGTACCCTGGAATGAGTAA